One window of Bacteroides sp. AN502(2024) genomic DNA carries:
- a CDS encoding IS1182 family transposase, which translates to MTKIHFRPYIPNQTVLFPGRIDEDIAENDPVRMVDVLVESLNLEGFRKLYKECGRSAYHPRMMLKVILYAYMNNIYSCRKIEKLLHRDIHYIWLAGYEKPDFITINRFRNRVKKEINEVFTQTVLLLSSKGFISLNVEYIDGTKIESKANKYTFVWRKTVERNRERLMKKIHVLLGQIDEFIAQEKSSETNEGIEFTPTMLTEMAGELRNALAQAPDPCTKEEKTALKKKRKQLKELEEHRDKLQEYDGHLENLQARNSYSKTDKDATFMRMKEDAMRNGQTKPGYNLQIGTENQFITDFALFSNPTDTLTMIPFLQSFSGRYDRLAHMVVADSGYGSEENYRFMSENDMEAYVKYNYFHMEQRPGFKPNPFKAENFYYNEEHDYCICPMGQKMRRTGTGHVKTASGYVSENARYRAVRCEGCPLRCLCFKAKGNRTIELNHRLRKYRQKAKELLCSEEGLKHRGQRCIEPEAVFGQIKYNMNYKRFRHFGKEKVFMDFAFLAIAFNIKKMCAKMRKEGIDWMIKLFYKLVPALFRWGEHIYQTNLQKSAA; encoded by the coding sequence ATGACAAAGATACATTTTCGTCCTTACATTCCCAACCAAACAGTGCTTTTTCCTGGGAGAATCGATGAGGATATTGCAGAAAACGATCCGGTTCGCATGGTTGACGTTCTGGTTGAAAGCCTGAATCTTGAAGGTTTCAGAAAGTTATACAAGGAATGCGGCCGTAGTGCTTACCATCCCCGAATGATGCTCAAGGTTATTCTGTATGCCTACATGAACAACATCTACTCCTGCCGGAAAATAGAAAAGCTACTCCATCGTGATATCCATTATATATGGCTGGCCGGATACGAGAAACCGGATTTCATTACCATCAACCGATTCCGCAACCGGGTGAAGAAGGAAATCAACGAGGTGTTTACCCAAACCGTACTTCTGCTTTCTTCCAAAGGTTTCATCAGCCTGAATGTGGAATACATTGACGGTACAAAAATCGAATCCAAGGCAAACAAGTACACTTTCGTCTGGAGAAAAACGGTCGAACGGAACCGTGAACGCCTGATGAAGAAAATACATGTACTATTAGGTCAGATAGACGAGTTCATCGCTCAGGAGAAATCATCAGAGACCAATGAGGGGATAGAGTTTACTCCGACTATGCTGACCGAAATGGCGGGAGAATTACGTAATGCACTTGCACAGGCTCCCGATCCTTGCACGAAAGAGGAAAAGACTGCACTGAAAAAGAAACGCAAACAGCTCAAGGAGCTGGAAGAACACAGAGATAAACTGCAGGAATACGACGGTCATCTGGAAAATCTGCAAGCTCGCAACTCCTATTCCAAGACAGACAAGGATGCCACTTTTATGAGGATGAAGGAGGACGCCATGCGTAACGGGCAGACAAAACCCGGCTACAACCTTCAGATCGGTACCGAGAACCAATTCATTACCGACTTCGCTCTTTTCTCCAATCCTACGGATACACTGACCATGATACCTTTCCTGCAATCCTTTTCAGGCAGATACGACAGATTGGCCCATATGGTGGTTGCCGACTCCGGATATGGTTCTGAGGAAAATTACCGTTTCATGTCTGAAAACGATATGGAAGCCTACGTCAAATACAACTACTTCCACATGGAACAGCGACCCGGATTCAAACCGAATCCGTTCAAGGCCGAAAACTTCTATTACAATGAAGAACATGACTATTGCATCTGCCCCATGGGACAAAAGATGCGGAGGACAGGAACCGGGCATGTGAAAACTGCATCCGGATATGTAAGCGAAAATGCCAGGTACAGAGCCGTCAGATGTGAAGGGTGTCCGTTGAGATGTCTATGTTTTAAGGCAAAGGGAAACAGGACAATAGAACTGAATCACAGACTCAGGAAATACAGGCAGAAAGCCAAAGAATTACTATGTTCCGAAGAAGGACTGAAACACAGAGGGCAAAGATGTATAGAACCGGAAGCTGTGTTCGGGCAAATAAAATATAATATGAACTACAAACGTTTCCGCCATTTTGGAAAGGAGAAGGTCTTTATGGACTTCGCATTCTTGGCCATTGCCTTCAATATAAAAAAGATGTGTGCAAAAATGAGAAAAGAAGGTATAGACTGGATGATTAAACTGTTTTATAAACTTGTACCCGCTCTTTTCAGATGGGGGGAACACATTTATCAAACAAATCTTCAAAAGAGCGCAGCTTGA
- a CDS encoding aconitate hydratase, whose translation MVYDVTMLEAFYTAYKGKVEHVRAILKRPLTLAEKILYAHLYDVADLKDYKRGVDYVNFRPNRVAMQDATAQMALLQFMNAGKDQVAVPSTVHCDHLIQAYKGAKEDIATARLTNEEVYGFLRDVSSRYGIGFWKPGAGIIHQVVLENYAFPGGMIVGTDSHTPNAGGLGMVAIGVGGADAVDVMTGMEWELKMPKIIGVRLTGKLSGWTSPKDVILKLAGILTVKGGTNAIIEYFGPGTESLSATGKATICNMGAEVGATTSLFPFDRRMATYLRATGRDCVVDWAEAVDADLRADDVVTDEPSKYYDRVIEIDLSELEPYINGPFTPDAATPISEFAEKVLLNGYPRKMEVGLIGSCTNSSYQDLSRAASLAKQVTEKNLSVAAPLIINPGSEQIRATAERDGMIEAFERLGATMMANACGPCIGQWKRQTDDPTRKNSIVTSFNRNFAKRADGNPNTYAFVASPELTMALTIAGDLCFNPLKDRLVNHDGEKVKLSEPVGDELPLKGFTSGNEGYIAPHGAKTEIKVKADSQRLQLLKPFTAWDGLDLLNMPLLIKAQGKCTTDHISMAGPWLRFRGHLENISDNMLMGAVNAFNGETNNVWNRLTNAYETVSGTAKMYKSEGIPSIVVAEENYGEGSSREHAAMEPRFLNVRVILAKSFARIHETNLKKQGMLALTFVDKADYDKIQEHDLLSVLGLVHFAPGRKLTIVLHHEDGTEESFEVQHTYNELQIAWFRAGSALNTR comes from the coding sequence ATGGTATATGATGTGACTATGTTAGAAGCTTTCTACACTGCTTACAAAGGAAAAGTAGAACACGTACGGGCTATATTGAAACGCCCCTTGACGTTGGCCGAGAAAATCTTGTATGCTCATCTGTATGATGTAGCCGATTTGAAAGATTACAAAAGGGGGGTGGATTATGTGAATTTTCGTCCCAACCGTGTAGCTATGCAGGATGCGACTGCACAGATGGCATTGCTCCAATTTATGAATGCAGGTAAGGATCAGGTGGCTGTGCCCTCAACAGTACATTGCGATCACTTGATACAGGCGTACAAAGGTGCAAAGGAAGATATTGCTACGGCAAGATTGACCAATGAAGAAGTATATGGTTTCCTTCGCGATGTGTCTTCCCGTTACGGCATTGGTTTTTGGAAACCGGGAGCGGGTATTATCCATCAGGTAGTACTTGAAAACTATGCTTTCCCAGGTGGTATGATAGTGGGAACAGATTCTCATACTCCTAATGCAGGTGGACTGGGTATGGTGGCCATTGGCGTCGGTGGTGCGGATGCAGTGGATGTAATGACAGGAATGGAGTGGGAACTGAAAATGCCGAAGATTATTGGTGTTCGTCTGACCGGAAAACTAAGTGGATGGACCTCTCCGAAAGATGTGATCTTGAAGCTGGCTGGCATCCTTACCGTAAAAGGGGGAACGAATGCTATTATCGAATATTTTGGTCCCGGAACCGAATCTCTTTCTGCTACCGGGAAAGCTACCATTTGCAATATGGGTGCCGAAGTCGGAGCTACTACCTCTTTGTTTCCGTTTGACAGGCGTATGGCTACCTATTTGAGAGCTACAGGAAGAGATTGTGTGGTTGATTGGGCTGAAGCTGTCGATGCCGATCTTCGTGCGGATGATGTAGTGACTGATGAACCGTCCAAATATTACGATCGTGTGATTGAAATAGATTTGTCAGAACTCGAACCTTATATAAACGGACCGTTTACACCGGATGCTGCTACTCCTATTTCTGAATTTGCAGAAAAAGTCTTATTGAACGGCTACCCCCGTAAAATGGAGGTGGGCTTGATCGGTTCATGTACCAATTCTTCGTATCAGGATTTGAGTCGTGCAGCTTCTTTGGCAAAACAGGTCACAGAAAAGAATTTGAGTGTCGCTGCTCCGCTGATTATCAATCCGGGTTCGGAGCAAATCCGTGCTACTGCCGAAAGAGACGGTATGATTGAAGCCTTTGAACGATTGGGGGCTACGATGATGGCAAATGCCTGTGGACCTTGTATCGGGCAGTGGAAACGTCAGACGGACGATCCGACACGGAAAAACTCAATTGTCACCTCTTTTAATCGTAACTTTGCAAAACGTGCTGACGGTAATCCGAATACTTATGCGTTTGTAGCTTCTCCGGAACTGACGATGGCATTAACGATTGCCGGTGACCTCTGTTTCAATCCATTGAAAGACAGGTTGGTGAACCATGATGGAGAAAAGGTGAAACTTTCTGAACCTGTAGGGGATGAACTTCCTTTAAAAGGATTTACATCCGGAAACGAGGGATATATTGCCCCACACGGAGCAAAAACGGAAATCAAGGTGAAGGCCGATTCTCAACGTCTCCAGCTCCTGAAGCCTTTCACGGCATGGGACGGATTGGATTTACTGAATATGCCTTTGCTGATTAAGGCACAAGGAAAATGTACTACCGACCATATTTCTATGGCAGGTCCGTGGCTTCGTTTCCGCGGACACTTGGAGAATATCTCTGACAATATGCTGATGGGGGCTGTCAATGCTTTTAATGGTGAAACGAACAACGTTTGGAATCGTTTAACAAATGCTTACGAGACAGTTTCCGGTACGGCTAAGATGTATAAGTCCGAAGGTATTCCGTCTATTGTTGTTGCCGAAGAGAATTATGGGGAAGGTTCCAGCCGTGAACATGCAGCTATGGAGCCGCGCTTTCTCAATGTACGTGTCATTTTGGCTAAGAGTTTTGCCCGTATCCATGAAACGAATCTGAAAAAACAGGGAATGCTTGCTCTTACTTTTGTAGACAAGGCAGACTATGATAAGATTCAGGAACACGATCTTTTGTCGGTATTGGGTTTGGTCCATTTCGCACCAGGTCGCAAGTTGACGATTGTTCTTCATCATGAAGACGGAACGGAAGAAAGTTTTGAAGTACAACATACATATAACGAACTGCAGATAGCTTGGTTCCGTGCCGGTTCTGCTTTAAATACAAGATAA
- the icd gene encoding NADP-dependent isocitrate dehydrogenase yields MSKITMQVDGTLLVPNVPTVPYITGDGVGAEVTPAMQAVVDAAIRKAYAGKRRIEWKEVLAGERAFHKTGSWLPDETMETFQEYLIGIKGPLTTPVGGGIRSLNVALRQTLDLYVCLRPVRWYQGVQSPVKSPEKVNMCVFRENTEDIYAGIEWEAGTLEAEKFYKFLKDEMGVTKVRFPETSSFGVKPVSREGTERLVRAACQYALDHHLPSVTLVHKGNIMKFTEGGFKKWGYELVQREFGNALADGRLVIKDCIADAFLQNTLLIPEEYSVIATLNLNGDYVSDQLAAMVGGIGIAPGANINYRTGYAIFEATHGTAPNIAGKDVVNPCSIILSAVMMLEYIDWKEAAVLIETALEQSFLDARATQDLARFMPNGTSLSTSAFTREIVERIEK; encoded by the coding sequence ATGAGTAAGATAACTATGCAAGTAGATGGTACGCTACTGGTACCCAATGTGCCTACCGTACCTTATATTACCGGTGATGGAGTAGGAGCGGAAGTGACTCCAGCCATGCAAGCTGTAGTGGACGCAGCTATCCGGAAAGCTTATGCCGGCAAGCGTCGTATTGAATGGAAAGAAGTGCTGGCAGGAGAGCGTGCCTTTCATAAGACTGGTTCCTGGTTGCCGGATGAAACAATGGAAACCTTTCAGGAATACCTGATAGGTATTAAAGGTCCGTTGACAACTCCTGTCGGAGGTGGAATCCGGTCGTTGAATGTAGCGCTGCGTCAGACACTTGATTTATATGTTTGTCTTCGTCCGGTTCGTTGGTATCAGGGAGTGCAGTCGCCTGTCAAATCACCTGAAAAGGTGAATATGTGCGTATTCCGTGAAAATACGGAAGATATTTATGCGGGAATAGAGTGGGAAGCCGGTACACTGGAAGCTGAGAAGTTCTATAAATTTCTGAAAGACGAAATGGGGGTAACAAAAGTCCGTTTTCCGGAAACCTCTTCGTTTGGTGTGAAACCCGTATCACGTGAAGGCACGGAGCGTCTTGTGCGTGCTGCCTGCCAATATGCGCTTGACCATCATTTGCCTTCCGTAACATTGGTACATAAAGGAAATATCATGAAGTTCACTGAAGGTGGTTTTAAAAAATGGGGGTATGAGCTGGTACAGCGTGAATTTGGCAATGCTTTGGCAGATGGCAGACTGGTGATAAAAGATTGCATTGCCGATGCTTTCTTACAAAATACACTCCTGATTCCCGAAGAGTATTCAGTGATAGCTACCTTAAACCTGAATGGAGACTATGTTTCCGACCAACTGGCAGCCATGGTAGGCGGTATCGGCATCGCTCCGGGAGCAAACATTAACTATCGGACAGGATATGCTATTTTTGAAGCGACTCACGGAACAGCTCCCAACATTGCAGGAAAAGATGTGGTGAATCCTTGTTCTATTATACTTTCGGCAGTAATGATGCTCGAATATATTGATTGGAAAGAAGCGGCTGTTCTGATAGAAACTGCTTTGGAACAAAGTTTCCTCGATGCTCGTGCCACACAGGATTTAGCTCGTTTTATGCCGAATGGAACCTCTCTCTCAACTTCCGCTTTCACTCGTGAGATTGTGGAAAGAATAGAAAAATAA
- a CDS encoding citrate/2-methylcitrate synthase, which produces MKKEYLIYKLSEYMKEATRIDNELFPKFDVKRGLRNEDGTGVLVGLTRIGNVVGYERISGGGLKPIPGKLFYRGYDVEDISHAIIKEKRFGFEEVAYLLLSGRLPDKEELLSFRELINDNMPLEQKTKMNIIELEGNNIMNILSRSVLEMYRFDVNADDTSRDNLMRQSIELISKFPTIIAYAYNMLRHATFGRSLHIRHPQEKLSIAENFLYMLKRDYTELDARTLDLLLILQAEHGGGNNSTFTVRVTSSTGTDTYSAIAAGIGSLKGPLHGGANIQVADMFHHLKENIKDWTSVDEIDTYFTRMLNKEVYNKTGLIYGIGHAVYTISDPRALLLKELARDLAYEKGRESEFAFLELLEERAIETFRRVKNNGKTVSSNIDFYSGFVYEMIGLPQEIFTPLFAMARIVGWCAHRNEELTFEGKRIIRPAYKNVLDKLAYIPIKKR; this is translated from the coding sequence ATGAAAAAAGAATACTTGATTTACAAGCTTTCCGAGTATATGAAGGAAGCTACCCGGATTGATAATGAGTTGTTCCCGAAGTTTGATGTGAAGCGCGGATTGCGTAATGAAGACGGCACAGGAGTGTTGGTTGGCTTGACTAGAATTGGTAATGTAGTAGGTTATGAACGTATTTCGGGTGGTGGATTAAAGCCCATACCTGGAAAATTATTTTACCGTGGTTATGACGTGGAAGATATTTCACACGCCATCATCAAGGAGAAACGCTTCGGCTTCGAAGAAGTAGCTTATCTGTTGCTCTCCGGCCGTCTGCCGGATAAGGAAGAACTGCTCTCTTTCCGTGAACTGATTAACGACAACATGCCGTTGGAACAGAAAACGAAAATGAATATTATCGAATTGGAAGGAAACAACATTATGAATATCCTTTCGCGCAGCGTACTCGAAATGTATCGCTTTGATGTGAATGCGGATGATACTTCCCGCGATAATCTGATGCGTCAGAGTATTGAACTGATTTCGAAATTCCCCACCATCATTGCTTATGCTTACAATATGTTGCGTCATGCAACTTTCGGGCGTTCCTTGCATATCCGTCATCCTCAGGAGAAACTTTCTATTGCCGAGAACTTCCTGTACATGCTGAAAAGAGACTATACCGAATTGGATGCACGCACCCTTGATTTGTTACTGATTCTCCAGGCAGAGCATGGTGGTGGTAATAATTCCACTTTCACTGTTCGAGTTACCTCTTCTACTGGAACGGATACTTATTCGGCTATTGCCGCAGGTATCGGTTCGTTGAAAGGACCGCTTCACGGAGGTGCAAATATTCAGGTTGCTGATATGTTTCATCATTTGAAAGAAAATATCAAAGACTGGACAAGTGTGGATGAGATAGACACTTACTTCACCCGAATGTTGAATAAAGAAGTGTATAATAAGACCGGATTGATCTATGGCATCGGACATGCCGTTTATACGATTTCCGACCCTCGTGCTCTTCTGTTGAAAGAATTGGCTCGTGATTTGGCCTATGAAAAAGGAAGAGAGAGCGAATTTGCTTTTCTCGAACTGTTGGAAGAGCGTGCTATCGAAACTTTCAGGCGTGTTAAAAACAACGGGAAAACAGTATCCAGCAATATCGACTTTTATTCGGGCTTCGTGTATGAAATGATCGGTTTGCCGCAGGAGATTTTCACTCCTCTGTTTGCTATGGCACGTATTGTAGGTTGGTGTGCTCACCGTAATGAAGAATTGACCTTCGAAGGTAAGCGAATTATCCGCCCGGCTTATAAGAATGTACTTGATAAGTTGGCTTATATTCCAATCAAGAAACGTTGA
- a CDS encoding PD-(D/E)XK nuclease domain-containing protein codes for MEGERNLQGLLKAYLVLASYYLVEPELEMNYGFCDFFLLPDKQRYPDIKHIYIIGLKYAARTATDAELSAQARRKTSPTSSI; via the coding sequence ATGGAAGGAGAAAGAAACCTACAAGGGCTTCTTAAAGCCTATCTTGTGCTTGCTTCCTACTACTTGGTGGAACCAGAGCTGGAGATGAACTATGGTTTTTGTGATTTCTTTCTTCTGCCCGACAAACAGCGTTATCCCGACATAAAACATATCTATATCATCGGACTGAAATATGCAGCCCGCACAGCTACCGATGCCGAACTTAGTGCGCAAGCCCGAAGAAAGACGTCACCAACTTCTTCAATATAG
- a CDS encoding DNA-binding protein, with protein sequence MSILIKPVQRKNPQKQDEAPKWYPVQSTVKLVDENEVAELLSDETTLNPMEAAMAIRQLGKIIRRLLLDSKSVRLGNWATLSVTLSSEGSDTKDALTVRNIKSINTNFQPSADLHADLQKADFVWLDKIMKGQDSSDGGNTGSEPEEPDGGGDGGGEAPDPVT encoded by the coding sequence ATGAGTATCTTGATTAAACCTGTCCAGCGGAAGAATCCACAGAAGCAGGACGAAGCTCCGAAGTGGTATCCGGTACAGTCCACCGTAAAATTGGTGGACGAAAACGAAGTAGCGGAACTATTGTCCGATGAAACAACATTGAATCCGATGGAAGCGGCGATGGCCATTCGTCAATTGGGTAAAATCATCCGCCGCCTTTTGCTCGACAGCAAAAGCGTGCGCTTGGGAAACTGGGCGACCCTTTCCGTGACGCTTTCCAGCGAAGGGAGTGACACGAAAGACGCTTTGACTGTACGGAACATTAAGTCCATTAACACCAATTTCCAACCGAGTGCAGATCTTCATGCAGACTTGCAAAAGGCGGATTTTGTCTGGTTGGATAAAATCATGAAAGGTCAGGATAGTTCAGACGGAGGTAACACCGGTAGTGAACCGGAGGAACCGGATGGCGGCGGCGACGGTGGAGGTGAAGCTCCTGATCCGGTAACTTAA
- a CDS encoding WG repeat-containing protein: protein MKSKITKMIASFAVLLLAAGCRNSSENTKLLEDIELIPVRMSEVKGDLRTTYVTLDGKQAFDKRFFDADFFSDGLAKVTTLVDEQYLQTSFINTKGETVFDAPYKNVTGFWNGRAWAKKEDSVVALNTKGEEVFVLDGTPKTMFNADGKAMVKTKDGNYGIVDKSGAVSLLADTLTVVTSFPIIYANRLVVRNKHGKEGIIDLRGNVIVDFGVYTNISPYDINGCALVSVDGESIWVDKDGKKLADEEFGISQLGRFHGHCDGDLYVYVGSGQVDYYPCTFYHSWRDKNGKEVGELADLGRVAKEAAYVGGIFQGFYGSEYAYWGNFRIDRKGNVTEMPFKKAVSPLIGGKVLFAKFLDDEKNEKNGLFSKDGELLNDVVSLRIDIRDLGGDRKGVGCGAPYVDTELVTRGY, encoded by the coding sequence ATGAAAAGTAAGATTACAAAAATGATTGCGTCCTTCGCTGTTCTTTTGTTGGCGGCAGGATGCAGAAATAGTAGTGAAAACACTAAATTACTGGAAGATATAGAACTCATTCCGGTACGTATGAGTGAGGTGAAAGGTGATTTAAGAACAACTTATGTGACCTTGGATGGCAAGCAAGCATTTGATAAGCGATTCTTTGATGCAGACTTTTTTTCGGACGGATTGGCTAAGGTTACAACACTGGTTGATGAACAATATTTGCAGACCAGTTTCATTAATACCAAGGGAGAAACCGTATTTGATGCTCCTTATAAGAACGTTACCGGTTTTTGGAATGGACGGGCCTGGGCAAAAAAAGAAGACTCTGTCGTAGCATTGAATACCAAAGGTGAAGAGGTTTTCGTGCTCGACGGAACTCCGAAGACCATGTTTAATGCGGATGGGAAAGCGATGGTTAAGACTAAAGACGGAAACTACGGCATTGTAGATAAGAGCGGTGCGGTCAGTCTTCTGGCGGATACGCTTACTGTAGTTACAAGTTTTCCTATTATTTATGCCAATCGCTTGGTGGTTAGGAATAAACACGGCAAAGAGGGGATAATTGACCTTAGAGGAAATGTAATTGTGGATTTTGGCGTTTATACTAATATTTCCCCTTATGATATCAACGGTTGTGCATTAGTGTCAGTGGATGGGGAATCTATATGGGTAGACAAGGACGGAAAGAAACTTGCGGATGAAGAGTTCGGTATTTCTCAATTAGGAAGATTCCATGGGCACTGTGATGGGGACCTGTATGTGTATGTGGGTAGTGGACAGGTAGATTATTATCCTTGTACGTTCTACCACAGTTGGCGTGACAAAAATGGTAAAGAAGTGGGAGAGCTTGCCGACTTGGGAAGAGTAGCCAAAGAAGCCGCTTACGTAGGAGGGATCTTTCAGGGATTCTATGGAAGCGAGTATGCTTATTGGGGAAACTTCCGCATAGATCGTAAAGGGAATGTTACAGAAATGCCTTTTAAGAAAGCTGTTTCTCCATTAATTGGAGGTAAAGTTTTGTTTGCCAAATTCCTCGATGATGAGAAAAATGAAAAAAACGGTTTATTCAGCAAAGATGGAGAACTATTGAACGATGTCGTTTCCTTGCGTATTGATATAAGGGATTTGGGAGGTGACCGTAAAGGCGTAGGTTGCGGAGCTCCTTACGTAGATACAGAATTGGTTACGCGGGGGTATTAA
- a CDS encoding IS4 family transposase, whose product MANITLFAQVISHLPKENIRKIIKSSGSDKHCKGYNTWSQFVSMIFSQFSGCDSVRDISNGLKSATGNLNHLGINRAPSKSTVAYQNANRDSSVFRGIFYSLFQYFGQQALWQRRKFRFKMPIKLLDSTLVSLTLSIYDWAHYTTTKGAVKMHTLLDYDSLLPEFVNITDGKTTDNKAAFDIELHPYSIVVADRGYCDYSLLNNWDSSNVFFVVRHKDNIRYKAIEELPLPEKHAQNVLIDEIIEFELSAAKSKYPKRLRRIAVWNDEHGFEIELLTNNFTLAASSIAALYKARWNIEIFFRNLKQLLRIKSFIGTSRNAVETQIWTAMTTMLILTWLKHIARYKWALANLVVTLRLNTFTKIDLQKWLDQPFTPPPETIEND is encoded by the coding sequence ATGGCAAATATAACACTTTTCGCACAGGTAATATCACATCTCCCGAAAGAAAATATCAGGAAAATCATAAAATCTTCGGGGTCAGACAAGCATTGTAAGGGCTACAATACATGGAGTCAGTTTGTTAGCATGATTTTCAGCCAATTCTCAGGATGTGATTCAGTCAGAGATATCTCAAACGGGCTGAAATCAGCCACCGGCAACCTCAATCATTTGGGAATCAACCGTGCACCATCCAAGTCAACGGTAGCATATCAGAACGCCAACCGAGACAGTTCGGTTTTTCGCGGCATATTCTACTCGTTGTTTCAGTATTTCGGACAGCAAGCCCTATGGCAACGAAGAAAGTTCCGTTTCAAGATGCCGATAAAACTGCTCGACTCCACATTGGTGTCATTGACTCTGTCAATATATGACTGGGCACATTACACTACCACCAAGGGGGCGGTCAAGATGCACACGCTATTGGACTATGACAGTCTTTTGCCGGAGTTCGTGAATATCACCGATGGCAAAACCACCGACAACAAAGCTGCTTTTGATATTGAGTTACATCCGTATAGTATTGTAGTAGCCGACCGAGGCTACTGTGACTACTCATTGCTGAATAATTGGGACAGCAGCAACGTGTTCTTTGTAGTGCGTCATAAAGACAATATCCGGTACAAAGCCATAGAGGAGTTGCCTTTGCCTGAAAAACACGCTCAGAATGTACTTATTGACGAAATAATCGAGTTCGAACTCTCGGCGGCCAAATCCAAATATCCCAAACGTTTACGTCGCATCGCAGTATGGAACGATGAACACGGTTTTGAAATTGAGTTACTCACAAACAACTTCACATTGGCAGCATCAAGCATAGCGGCTCTGTACAAGGCTCGGTGGAACATAGAAATCTTCTTTCGCAACCTCAAGCAACTGCTACGCATCAAGAGCTTTATCGGCACATCCCGCAATGCCGTAGAGACCCAAATATGGACTGCTATGACTACAATGCTGATTCTGACATGGCTAAAGCACATCGCAAGATACAAATGGGCATTGGCTAACCTTGTGGTCACGCTCCGGCTGAACACATTTACCAAAATCGACCTCCAAAAATGGCTTGATCAACCATTTACACCACCTCCCGAAACCATCGAAAACGATTAG
- a CDS encoding DUF1295 domain-containing protein has translation MTTTSFNLFLSAMSLIALLVFIALYFVKAGYGIFRTESWGVAISNKLAWILMEAPVFMVMCVMWIYSERRFAPVVFTFFLFFQIHYFQRSFIFPLLLKGKSKMPLAIMSMGILFNLLNGYMQGEWIFYLAPETMYQSDWFTSPWFIIGTLLFFTGMLVNWHSDHIIRHLRKPGDTRHYLPQKGMYRYVTSANYFGEIVEWAGWAILTCSLSGLVFFWWTIANLVPRANAIWCRYREEFGDAVGERKRVFPFLY, from the coding sequence ATGACTACCACTTCTTTTAATCTGTTTTTGAGCGCGATGAGCCTGATTGCTTTATTGGTTTTTATCGCCCTTTACTTTGTGAAAGCCGGCTACGGCATTTTCCGTACCGAATCGTGGGGTGTAGCTATCTCCAATAAACTAGCTTGGATATTGATGGAAGCTCCGGTTTTTATGGTAATGTGCGTAATGTGGATATATTCCGAGCGTCGGTTTGCGCCGGTGGTCTTCACTTTCTTCCTATTTTTTCAGATTCATTATTTCCAGCGTTCTTTCATCTTCCCTCTGTTATTGAAAGGAAAAAGTAAGATGCCGCTGGCAATCATGTCAATGGGTATTCTTTTTAATCTGCTCAATGGCTATATGCAAGGTGAGTGGATTTTTTATCTTGCTCCCGAAACGATGTATCAATCCGATTGGTTCACTTCGCCGTGGTTTATTATAGGCACGCTGCTTTTTTTCACAGGTATGCTGGTGAACTGGCATTCGGATCATATTATCCGGCACTTGCGCAAACCGGGAGATACCAGGCATTATCTGCCTCAAAAAGGAATGTACCGTTATGTCACTTCTGCCAACTATTTCGGGGAGATAGTAGAATGGGCAGGTTGGGCGATACTCACTTGCTCGCTTTCCGGACTTGTTTTCTTTTGGTGGACAATTGCTAATCTTGTTCCTCGTGCTAACGCGATCTGGTGTCGTTATCGTGAAGAATTCGGAGATGCGGTGGGCGAGCGGAAACGAGTGTTTCCTTTTCTTTATTAA